A genomic stretch from Haloarchaeobius amylolyticus includes:
- a CDS encoding AMP-binding protein, whose product MESLEDVSEVAFEPSREFVESTNVWAFMQEHDIDDYDELIERTTQEVEGVDESGVDWFWDELVDYLDIEFYEEYDAVRDDSDGPQFTDWYPGGKINIAHNTLDRWAAVDEETRNSVACIWEGEPGDVREVTYHELHRQANKVANYLESAGIETGDTVGLYMPMVPEVISILYGCFKVGAIAVPIFSGFGVDATATRIADSECSVLFTGDGFYRRGSEITLKGAADEAIEEAGHVEHTVTFQRLGHEPGEELPWDDDRDETWDEAVETQDDDYDTKELDASQESMLLYSSGTTGKPKGIVHTHAGVQMQCAKELYFGFDLKPADRFFWVSDIGWMMGPWTLIGNHSFGNTMFMYEGAPDHPEPDRFWEMVDRHKLTQFGISPTAIRALRKHGDEWVAKHDLSSLRLLGSTGEPWDPESWQWFLDNVGGGEAPIINISGGTEICGCFLMPMPITDLKPCTLGGPGLGMDIDIVDSSGESIADTHERGFLVARDSCPSMTKSLWSGDERYLEEYWSSFEDPPMWDHGDWAQKDADGFWFLHGRADDALNVAGRKVGPAEVEGALIEHEAVNQAAAVGAPDDTTGTAVIAYVILEDGVAETDDLRDELTAQVGEELGKPFRPREVLFVDEFPKTQSGKIIRRAIEATYRGEDLGDMSSIENPEALENLEEAR is encoded by the coding sequence ATGGAATCCCTGGAAGACGTATCCGAGGTGGCGTTCGAACCGTCCCGCGAGTTCGTCGAGTCGACGAACGTCTGGGCGTTCATGCAGGAACACGACATCGACGACTACGACGAACTCATCGAGCGGACCACACAGGAGGTCGAGGGGGTCGACGAGAGCGGGGTCGACTGGTTCTGGGACGAACTGGTCGACTACCTCGACATCGAGTTCTACGAGGAGTACGACGCGGTCCGAGACGACAGCGACGGCCCGCAGTTCACGGACTGGTACCCCGGCGGGAAGATCAACATCGCGCACAACACGCTCGACCGCTGGGCCGCGGTCGACGAGGAGACGCGCAACTCGGTCGCCTGCATCTGGGAGGGCGAGCCGGGCGACGTGCGCGAGGTGACGTACCACGAACTCCACCGACAGGCGAACAAGGTGGCGAACTACCTCGAATCGGCCGGCATCGAGACGGGTGACACCGTCGGCCTGTACATGCCGATGGTTCCCGAGGTCATCTCGATCCTCTACGGCTGTTTCAAGGTCGGCGCCATCGCGGTGCCCATCTTCTCGGGTTTCGGGGTCGACGCGACCGCGACCCGTATCGCGGACTCGGAGTGCTCGGTCCTGTTCACCGGTGACGGCTTCTACCGCCGCGGCAGCGAGATAACCCTGAAGGGTGCGGCCGACGAGGCCATCGAGGAGGCCGGCCACGTCGAACACACCGTCACCTTCCAGCGCCTCGGCCACGAGCCCGGCGAGGAGCTGCCCTGGGACGACGACCGGGACGAGACGTGGGACGAGGCGGTCGAGACGCAGGACGACGACTACGACACGAAAGAGCTCGACGCCAGCCAGGAGTCGATGCTGCTGTACTCCTCCGGCACCACCGGCAAGCCGAAGGGCATCGTCCACACCCACGCTGGCGTCCAGATGCAGTGCGCGAAGGAACTCTACTTCGGTTTCGACCTGAAGCCCGCCGACCGGTTCTTCTGGGTCAGCGACATCGGCTGGATGATGGGCCCGTGGACGCTCATCGGGAACCACTCCTTCGGCAACACGATGTTCATGTACGAGGGCGCGCCCGACCACCCCGAGCCCGACCGGTTCTGGGAGATGGTCGACCGCCACAAGCTCACCCAGTTCGGTATCTCGCCGACGGCCATCCGCGCCCTGCGCAAGCACGGCGACGAGTGGGTCGCAAAGCACGACCTCTCCAGCCTGCGGCTGCTCGGCAGCACCGGCGAACCGTGGGACCCCGAGTCCTGGCAGTGGTTCCTCGACAACGTCGGGGGTGGCGAGGCACCCATCATCAACATCTCCGGCGGGACCGAGATCTGCGGGTGCTTCCTCATGCCGATGCCCATCACCGACCTGAAGCCCTGTACCCTCGGCGGGCCGGGCCTCGGCATGGACATCGACATCGTGGACTCCTCCGGCGAGTCCATCGCGGACACCCACGAGCGCGGCTTCCTCGTCGCCCGTGACTCCTGTCCGAGCATGACGAAGTCGCTCTGGTCGGGCGACGAGCGCTACCTCGAGGAGTACTGGTCCTCCTTCGAGGACCCGCCGATGTGGGACCACGGCGACTGGGCCCAGAAGGACGCGGACGGCTTCTGGTTCCTCCACGGCCGCGCCGACGACGCGCTCAACGTGGCGGGTCGGAAGGTCGGTCCCGCCGAGGTCGAGGGCGCGCTCATCGAGCACGAGGCCGTGAACCAGGCCGCCGCGGTCGGCGCCCCCGACGACACCACCGGGACGGCCGTCATCGCCTACGTCATCCTCGAGGACGGCGTCGCAGAGACCGACGACCTCAGGGACGAGCTCACCGCGCAGGTCGGCGAGGAGCTGGGCAAACCCTTCCGCCCGCGGGAGGTCCTGTTCGTCGACGAGTTCCCGAAGACCCAGTCCGGGAAGATCATCCGGCGGGCCATCGAGGCGACCTACCGCGGCGAGGACCTCGGTGACATGTCCAGCATCGAGAACCCTGAAGCGCTCGAGAACCTCGAAGAGGCGCGCTGA
- a CDS encoding sensor histidine kinase codes for MTRWVGGRRRARSCVSLASVGAVAMAASVGYYVVDHDDPLLDALEVTVPFLIGAAIFTVGVRVVRRGYRPARVRRLTGWTVAGGVAGGLSLLVFSSIHTLDFGGQLVSAHLLLDGLTAGILGAGGGLVLGLYADRLTERTRELEAANERLDEFASMVSHDLRNPLTVATLSLKLARETGEEKRFDAVDRAHERMGVLVDELLVLARQGTDITDPVPTDVEVVAREAWDTVATEGATLVVGLERTVLADAERLRTLFENLYRNSIEHGRRDATVTIGETATGFFVEDDGPGIDVARRGEIFAGGYTTTEHGTGLGLSIVRRIARAHGWRVRVTDGSTGGARFEFEVRPGDGLQVE; via the coding sequence GTGACTCGATGGGTGGGCGGACGGCGACGAGCACGTTCCTGCGTCTCCCTGGCGAGCGTCGGCGCGGTCGCGATGGCCGCCTCCGTCGGCTACTACGTCGTCGACCACGACGACCCGCTGCTCGACGCGCTCGAGGTCACGGTCCCGTTCCTCATCGGCGCGGCCATCTTCACGGTCGGCGTCAGGGTGGTCCGGCGCGGGTACCGCCCGGCCCGGGTCCGTCGGCTGACCGGGTGGACCGTCGCCGGCGGTGTCGCCGGTGGCCTGTCCCTGCTCGTCTTCTCGTCCATCCACACGCTGGATTTCGGCGGCCAGCTCGTCAGCGCGCACCTCCTGCTCGACGGCCTGACCGCCGGCATCCTCGGGGCAGGCGGTGGGCTCGTTCTCGGCCTCTACGCCGACCGGCTCACGGAGCGAACCCGCGAACTCGAGGCGGCGAACGAGCGCCTCGACGAGTTCGCGAGCATGGTCAGCCACGACCTCCGGAACCCGCTCACCGTCGCGACCCTGTCGCTCAAACTGGCCCGGGAGACGGGCGAGGAGAAACGGTTCGACGCGGTCGACCGTGCCCACGAGCGGATGGGCGTCCTCGTGGACGAACTGCTCGTGCTGGCCCGGCAGGGGACCGACATCACCGACCCGGTCCCGACCGACGTCGAGGTGGTGGCCCGGGAGGCCTGGGACACGGTCGCGACCGAGGGGGCGACCCTCGTGGTCGGGCTGGAGCGGACCGTGCTGGCCGACGCCGAGCGACTGCGGACGCTGTTCGAGAACCTCTACCGGAACAGCATCGAACACGGCCGCCGGGACGCGACGGTGACCATCGGCGAGACGGCGACAGGGTTCTTCGTGGAGGACGACGGCCCCGGCATCGACGTGGCCCGCCGCGGCGAGATCTTCGCGGGCGGCTACACCACCACGGAGCACGGGACCGGCCTCGGTCTCAGCATCGTCAGGCGCATCGCCCGGGCGCACGGCTGGCGCGTCAGGGTGACCGACGGGTCGACCGGCGGCGCCCGCTTCGAGTTCGAGGTGCGTCCCGGCGACGGCCTACAGGTCGAGTGA
- a CDS encoding GerW family sporulation protein: protein MNFSETLQSTVESLRDSAHVRTVYGDPVEHGDRTVVPVARVAYGFGGGFGEGDGSEGSGSGGGYGGGVVTTPVGALEISDGETRFVRLDERRSLARGVVAGAIVGALLAGGLFARFSSDRRAGSGSDDTRHDDAGIHVDIE from the coding sequence ATGAACTTCTCTGAGACGCTGCAGTCGACCGTCGAATCGCTCCGGGACAGCGCCCACGTCAGGACCGTCTACGGCGACCCCGTCGAACACGGCGACCGGACCGTCGTCCCGGTCGCGCGGGTGGCCTACGGCTTCGGCGGCGGGTTCGGCGAGGGCGACGGGTCCGAGGGAAGCGGCAGCGGCGGCGGGTACGGCGGTGGCGTCGTGACGACGCCGGTCGGCGCCCTGGAGATATCGGACGGCGAGACCCGGTTCGTGCGGCTGGACGAGCGCCGCAGTCTGGCACGCGGCGTCGTGGCCGGCGCCATCGTGGGCGCGCTGCTCGCGGGCGGACTCTTCGCCCGGTTCTCCAGCGACAGGCGGGCCGGGTCTGGCAGCGACGATACGCGGCACGACGACGCGGGCATCCACGTCGACATCGAGTAG
- a CDS encoding PH domain-containing protein has product MAGDTHTNVATNREQGLGSRTVMRVTPTTKLVLIYIGVLAVVGTALGLYFLTNKQALGEQGYGGIAGWVIILLTVIGLVRLTIQFLVLRRTEYVLTEDSIRREYDLLYSEKSRELPLSKVRGVELRRGRLQAMLGFGDVSFLAAGTNRSIGYIDFDNTDSPHEVREKVFELMEKFDGNPTHRRSAPPQQAAEAETPASDPVQGQAEAPEASGDD; this is encoded by the coding sequence ATGGCAGGAGATACCCACACCAACGTCGCAACGAACCGCGAACAGGGACTCGGCTCGCGAACCGTCATGCGGGTCACGCCGACAACCAAGCTCGTCCTGATATACATCGGGGTGCTGGCGGTCGTCGGGACCGCACTCGGGCTGTACTTCCTCACGAACAAGCAGGCACTCGGCGAGCAGGGCTACGGCGGCATCGCGGGATGGGTCATCATCCTGCTGACCGTCATCGGCCTCGTCCGGCTGACCATCCAGTTCCTCGTCCTCCGGCGGACCGAGTACGTCCTCACCGAGGACTCCATCCGGCGCGAGTACGACCTGCTCTACAGCGAGAAGTCCCGCGAACTCCCGCTCTCGAAGGTCCGCGGCGTCGAACTCCGCCGCGGTCGCCTGCAGGCCATGCTCGGCTTCGGCGACGTGTCCTTCCTCGCGGCCGGGACCAACCGCAGCATCGGCTACATCGACTTCGACAACACCGACAGCCCGCACGAGGTCCGCGAGAAGGTGTTCGAGCTGATGGAGAAGTTCGACGGCAACCCGACCCACCGGCGCAGCGCCCCGCCCCAGCAGGCCGCAGAGGCCGAGACGCCGGCCAGCGACCCGGTCCAGGGACAGGCCGAGGCGCCGGAAGCGTCGGGCGACGACTGA
- the dnaJ gene encoding molecular chaperone DnaJ, with product MSEDFYEALGVSRDASEDEIKQAYRKKAAEYHPDVSDAEDAEEKFKKVKKAKEVLTDEEKRQAYDQMGHDRFKEAEKRGGFDGRGGMGGGAGGFGGGGGPFGGGAGGMGDINDIFEQFFGGGGQRGQGQRDRGPRPGRDLRTRVTLDLEDVYDGIEKQVTITRPEHCDTCEGHGHPPDADSETCSNCNGQGRVTKVQQTPLGRVQQTQTCRQCEGEGEIYDETCSDCRGRGIVEEETTLTVEIPPGIRDGQSVRLGGEGAPGDPGAPKGDLLIEVSVDQSGDFERDGDDLYYRLPISFPQAVFGDSIELETFGGTADIDVDAGTQSGETIRLRGEGMPRLRRSGHGDLYVQVQVVTPDDLNEEQREALEAFAEAGGEEVEVNKGFWKKIKNSF from the coding sequence ATGAGCGAGGACTTCTACGAGGCCCTCGGCGTGAGCAGGGACGCGTCCGAGGACGAGATCAAGCAGGCCTACCGCAAGAAGGCCGCCGAGTATCACCCGGACGTCTCCGACGCGGAGGACGCCGAAGAGAAGTTCAAGAAGGTGAAGAAGGCCAAGGAGGTCCTCACCGACGAGGAGAAGCGCCAGGCCTACGACCAGATGGGCCACGACCGCTTCAAGGAGGCCGAGAAGCGCGGCGGCTTCGACGGCCGCGGCGGCATGGGCGGCGGTGCCGGCGGCTTCGGCGGTGGCGGCGGTCCCTTCGGCGGTGGGGCCGGCGGCATGGGCGACATCAACGACATCTTCGAGCAGTTCTTCGGCGGTGGCGGCCAGCGCGGCCAGGGCCAGCGCGACCGCGGGCCCCGGCCCGGCCGCGACCTCCGGACCCGGGTCACCCTGGACCTGGAGGACGTGTACGACGGCATCGAGAAGCAGGTGACCATCACGCGGCCCGAGCACTGTGACACCTGCGAGGGCCACGGGCACCCGCCCGACGCCGACTCCGAGACGTGTTCGAACTGTAACGGTCAGGGCCGGGTCACGAAGGTCCAGCAGACGCCGCTCGGGCGCGTCCAGCAGACCCAGACCTGTCGCCAGTGCGAGGGCGAGGGCGAGATCTACGACGAGACGTGTTCGGACTGTCGTGGGCGCGGCATCGTCGAGGAGGAGACGACGCTGACCGTCGAGATTCCGCCGGGTATCCGCGACGGCCAGTCGGTCCGCCTCGGTGGCGAGGGCGCGCCCGGCGACCCCGGCGCGCCGAAGGGCGACCTGCTCATCGAGGTGTCGGTCGACCAGAGCGGCGACTTCGAGCGCGACGGCGACGACCTCTACTACCGGCTGCCCATCTCGTTCCCGCAGGCCGTCTTCGGCGACAGCATCGAGCTGGAGACCTTCGGCGGGACGGCCGACATCGACGTGGATGCGGGCACCCAGAGCGGCGAGACCATCCGGCTCCGCGGCGAGGGGATGCCGCGCCTGCGCCGGAGCGGTCACGGCGACCTCTACGTGCAGGTGCAGGTCGTCACGCCCGACGACCTCAACGAGGAACAGCGCGAGGCGCTCGAGGCCTTCGCCGAGGCTGGCGGCGAGGAGGTCGAGGTCAACAAGGGCTTCTGGAAGAAGATCAAGAACTCGTTCTGA
- the dnaK gene encoding molecular chaperone DnaK, which translates to MASNKILGIDLGTTNSAFAVMEGGDPEIIVNSEGNRTTPSVVAFTEDGERLVGKPAKNQAIQNPERTIASIKRHMGDDYTVDIDDEEYTPEQISAMILQKIKRDAEEYLGEDVEKAVITVPAYFSDRQRQATKDAGEIAGFEVERIINEPTAAAMAYGLDDDSDQTILVYDLGGGTFDVSILDLGGGVYEVVATNGDNDLGGDDWDEAIIDWLAEEFEDEHGIDLRDDRQALQRLKDAAEEAKIELSSRKETEINLPFITATDDGPIHLEKSLTRAKFENLTQDLIDRTVAPTEQALEDADYEMDDIDEVLLVGGSTRMPQVLDKVEEMLGSEPKKNVNPDEAVALGAAIQGGVLGGEVDDIVLLDVTPLSLGIEVKGGLFERLIEKNTTIPTEESKIFTTAADNQTSVQVRVFQGEREMAADNELLGEFHLTGIPPAPAGTPQIEVTFSIDENGIVNVSAEDKGSGNREDITIEGGAGLSDEEVKRMQQEAEEHAEEDRQRRERIEAKNSAEATLQRAETILDENEENVDDDLREAIETEMANVEEVIDDSDATKEDIEAATEALSSELQEIGKQMYDQQAAAQGGGMGGGMGGAGDMGGAAPGDDDEEFVDADFEDVDEKDE; encoded by the coding sequence ATGGCGAGCAACAAGATTCTCGGTATCGACCTCGGGACCACTAACTCCGCCTTCGCCGTCATGGAAGGTGGCGACCCCGAGATAATCGTGAACAGTGAAGGTAACCGGACGACCCCCTCCGTCGTCGCGTTTACCGAAGACGGTGAGCGCCTCGTGGGCAAGCCGGCCAAGAACCAGGCCATCCAGAACCCCGAGCGCACCATCGCGTCCATCAAGCGCCACATGGGCGACGACTACACGGTCGATATCGACGACGAGGAGTACACGCCGGAGCAGATCTCGGCGATGATCCTCCAGAAGATCAAGCGGGACGCCGAGGAGTACCTCGGTGAGGACGTCGAGAAAGCGGTCATCACGGTGCCCGCCTACTTCAGCGACCGACAGCGACAGGCGACCAAGGACGCCGGGGAGATCGCCGGCTTCGAGGTCGAACGCATCATCAACGAGCCGACGGCCGCCGCGATGGCGTACGGCCTCGACGACGACTCCGACCAGACCATTCTCGTCTACGACCTCGGTGGGGGTACCTTCGACGTCTCCATCCTCGACCTGGGCGGCGGCGTCTACGAGGTCGTCGCCACGAACGGTGACAACGACCTCGGTGGCGACGACTGGGACGAGGCCATCATCGACTGGCTCGCCGAGGAGTTCGAGGACGAACACGGCATCGACCTCCGCGACGACCGGCAGGCGCTCCAGCGCCTGAAGGACGCCGCCGAGGAGGCCAAGATCGAGCTCTCCTCGCGCAAGGAGACCGAGATCAACCTCCCGTTCATCACGGCGACCGACGACGGCCCCATCCACCTCGAGAAGAGCCTGACCCGTGCGAAGTTCGAGAACCTGACCCAGGACCTCATCGACCGCACGGTCGCCCCGACCGAGCAGGCCCTCGAGGACGCCGACTACGAGATGGACGACATCGACGAGGTGCTGCTGGTCGGTGGCTCGACCCGCATGCCCCAGGTGCTGGACAAGGTCGAGGAGATGCTCGGCAGCGAGCCGAAGAAGAACGTCAACCCCGACGAGGCCGTCGCGCTGGGCGCGGCCATCCAGGGTGGCGTGCTCGGCGGCGAGGTCGACGACATCGTCCTGCTCGACGTGACGCCGCTCTCGCTCGGTATCGAGGTCAAGGGTGGCCTCTTCGAGCGCCTCATCGAGAAGAACACGACCATCCCGACCGAGGAGTCGAAGATCTTCACCACGGCCGCGGACAACCAGACCTCCGTCCAGGTCCGCGTCTTCCAGGGTGAGCGCGAGATGGCCGCCGACAACGAACTGCTCGGCGAGTTCCACCTCACCGGCATCCCGCCGGCACCCGCCGGCACCCCGCAGATCGAGGTCACCTTCAGCATCGACGAGAACGGCATCGTGAACGTCTCCGCCGAGGACAAGGGCTCGGGCAACCGCGAGGACATCACCATCGAGGGTGGTGCCGGCCTCTCCGACGAGGAGGTCAAGCGGATGCAACAGGAGGCCGAAGAGCACGCCGAGGAGGACCGCCAGCGCCGCGAGCGCATCGAGGCGAAGAACTCCGCCGAGGCGACCCTCCAGCGCGCCGAGACCATCCTCGACGAGAACGAGGAGAACGTCGACGACGACCTGCGCGAGGCCATCGAGACCGAGATGGCGAACGTCGAGGAGGTCATCGACGACTCCGACGCGACGAAGGAGGACATCGAGGCGGCCACCGAGGCCCTCTCCTCCGAGCTGCAGGAGATCGGCAAGCAGATGTACGACCAGCAGGCCGCCGCACAGGGCGGTGGCATGGGCGGCGGTATGGGCGGTGCCGGCGACATGGGCGGCGCCGCGCCCGGCGACGACGACGAGGAGTTCGTCGACGCCGACTTCGAGGACGTGGACGAGAAGGACGAGTAA
- the grpE gene encoding nucleotide exchange factor GrpE, with protein MNEDEDTETPTDEAVDDAPAAEEPAGDAPEQDAPDADASAAEPETGTDKGTSEDARAEETADASGEDDVEFEWTDAESAEATPVGDDLVDRVTALDEELGAEVERLVDRAFELKDETETLRARVEELESEADDLREEREDFKQRLVRKQADFKNYKERSKKKQEQIQERATEDLVERIVPVRDNLVRALEQDESADIRDGIEATLREFDRVLEDENVEKVSPEPGGEVDPQRHEVMVRVDSDKPDGAIVDVYRPGYEMGGKVIQTAQVTVSNGSDYDGDEAVPLGGEVEDDGTDAAASDGGAPDDESPESVASSDEEVGEAIGEQE; from the coding sequence ATGAACGAAGACGAGGACACGGAGACGCCGACCGACGAGGCGGTCGACGACGCTCCGGCAGCGGAGGAGCCCGCCGGCGATGCCCCAGAGCAGGACGCTCCCGACGCGGACGCTTCGGCCGCGGAGCCGGAGACAGGTACCGACAAAGGGACGAGCGAAGACGCGAGAGCCGAGGAGACGGCCGACGCGTCGGGAGAGGACGACGTGGAGTTCGAGTGGACCGACGCCGAATCGGCCGAGGCGACCCCCGTCGGCGACGACCTCGTCGACCGCGTCACCGCCCTCGACGAGGAACTCGGCGCCGAGGTCGAGCGCCTCGTCGACCGCGCCTTCGAGCTGAAGGACGAGACCGAGACGCTGCGCGCCCGCGTCGAGGAACTCGAGTCCGAGGCAGACGACCTCCGGGAGGAGCGCGAGGACTTCAAGCAGCGCCTCGTCCGCAAACAGGCCGACTTCAAGAACTACAAGGAGCGCTCGAAGAAGAAGCAAGAGCAGATCCAGGAGCGCGCCACGGAGGACCTCGTCGAGCGCATCGTCCCCGTCCGCGACAACCTCGTCCGGGCACTCGAACAGGACGAGAGCGCAGACATCCGCGACGGCATCGAGGCGACCCTCCGCGAGTTCGACCGCGTCCTCGAGGACGAGAACGTCGAGAAGGTCTCGCCCGAGCCCGGCGGCGAGGTCGACCCCCAGCGCCACGAGGTCATGGTCCGCGTGGACAGCGACAAGCCCGACGGCGCCATCGTCGACGTCTACCGACCGGGGTACGAGATGGGTGGCAAGGTCATCCAGACCGCCCAGGTCACCGTGAGCAACGGGTCGGACTACGACGGCGACGAGGCCGTCCCTCTCGGCGGCGAGGTCGAGGACGACGGCACCGACGCTGCCGCATCTGACGGCGGCGCGCCCGACGACGAATCCCCCGAAAGCGTGGCGTCGTCGGACGAGGAGGTCGGGGAAGCTATCGGCGAACAGGAGTGA